DNA from Triticum aestivum cultivar Chinese Spring chromosome 7D, IWGSC CS RefSeq v2.1, whole genome shotgun sequence:
aaaagaggtggttgttcatccaacaagagtgcaacaagtatcaagccgcatttgagagcgttgaagcacggcccgtgagtggtctcggcgttggggacaCGGTATACTCTCCTCTTCCTAGTCCTTTCCTTGCTATggccatgagacttcggccttgtatatgtttgcatgttcacttgttgttgatcatgtggtgtaggcatttcaatcttacgcattgttggacgatcatcaacaatttccctaagttcaaggaccaataccgtgaacttcaaaggaagagaggcttgaagacggccaagttcgccggaggtggagatggcgaggcgttgaagaggccgaggggcaagaccaacttcAAGGTTGACGACATgcgtgatgcctcatccatggcattgcatgacactttgcatggcatgatgtctcaaaaggatgtgagggacgagaagaagcggcaaagcaaggacgagcaaatgaaacaatacctagaccttcaaaggaagaagcttgagatggaggaggaggccaagaaaaggaagatcgacatggaggaggaggcccggcaaaggcagctcgacatggaggaggcggcccggcaaaggcagctcgacatcgaggccgacaacgtcaaggccaggcaaaggcagctcgacatcgaggccacctatgccgccaccaaagcgaaggaggtggcccttgcgatcatgagcgtggacttgtcgaagatgagcgagaagacgagggcctgattcgaggccaggcagaaggagatgctcgacgccgacggcctgaactaggtcgtccgatcggccgtggccgttctttttggaggctAGCATGAGTGccgcccgcccgctgggccgctgggtgtgtgccggcgagaaaaacattcattttgaaggccggctgtgttgccggccgctgtctGTGTTGCTGGCGAAGACAACTATTTATTTtgctgttgccggccgctggctgatgccggcgatggacgtgtaggccgctggctttgttgccggcgtgaTGAACTGGGGCCGTGAactagggcttggcatttgaaacgttgctttttttaaaaaaaaatagacgcggacaggatggggcaaacggatgcggccgcgcgctgggcgcacggccaccgcatctcaGGACACGCCCAGACACGACTCCATTTGCCTACCCAAACGGATAGAATCCGGATAAAACGGACGTCCATCAGGGGACGCGCGGTTTAGTTAGCCTCACCATGCCAGCTTTTCCGACCGAGCACACCACGTGGACTGCATCATTGGACTAGAGCAGCATCGTCCATCGATGCAACTCGTGGACACCTCCTTTCCACTTGTATGCGCCCGTGACTGACGCCCAGCCAGACCCCGACAACCTATATATACCAACCTAGGAGGAGTAGGCGCTGTAGGTCAGTTACCGTGTCGCTGTCTCACTGGATGCCCCCTCTATCGTTTTGCTTGGTTTTATTTGTGTTTCACTTACTCGTGGGTCCACCTTCAGCGAGGTGCAGCCTGTGACCGGTGTTCACCACGTACCGCCGGAAGAAGAGATAGGCCGCCCGGGCCGCCTGCCACAGTCTGTGGCTACCAAAGTCACGGCGATTGGGCCCTCCGTGACCTATCGTGGCAAAAGTGGCGGGTCGGACCGCCTGTAGGTGCCGTTCAGCAAGCTCGGTCGAGGCACACGGCCGTTGTGCGTGTCCTTTATCTGTACGGTCACGAGCACGGTTTACGTGCAAGAGGAGGAGGAGCACATTCTTGCCGCCGGGTTCTCGCTGTTGGTTGTTCATCTCAACTAGGACGAGTAATAATTTACATGGGACAGTTAAGTTTATATTCAGGGGATCTGTGGACCCATAAAGCAACTCTAATGCGGGCGACCCGAACGGGCGCTCGTTTTGTCCACGTGAGTCGACCAAGCGGACGTGCTCATCTGTTTTTGGATTTGGGTTGGCCAGTGGGTCCAACGAGCGCCAGGCCCATATTTGTCCGCATCCAAAAAACCATGAAAGACAGTTGTCGCCGTCGCCGTtgtcggtgaggtcgatgaaggCGGGCGGTGGCGAATGAGCGGCGGCGACAGCGGAAACGGCGACAAGGACaaaccgggcggcggcggtggtacgCCGGAAAAACAGTCGATTCGCAACGTGCGGGCGGAGCGGTGGCGGCTGGGCGGGTGCTTGGCGGTCAGGTGGTGGCTGCAGCGACGGGACAAACGGGCGGCGACGATGGAGCGGTGAGAAATACGGACGATTCGCGGTGGTGCGATGGTGGCTGGGCGGGTGCTTGGCGGTCAGGTGGTGGCTGCGGCGACGGGGAGAAACAGGTGGCGACGGTGGAACGGCGAGAAATACGGACGATTGGCGGCGTGCGTGCGGAGCGGTGATGCAATGGTGGCAGGGACAGGCCACGGGATCATGGCGGGGGCGGGNNNNNNNNNNNNNNNNNNNNNNNNNNNNNNNNNNNNNNNNNNNNNNNNNNNNNNNNNNNNNNNNNNNNNNNNNNNNNNNNNNNNNNNNNNNNNNNNNNNNNNNNNNNNNNNNNNNNNNNNNNNNNNNNNNNNNNNNNNNNNNNNNNNNNNNNNNNNNNNNNNNNNNNNNNNNNNNNNNNNNNNNNNNNNNNNNNNNNNNNNNNNNNNNNNNNNNNNNNNNNNNNNNNNNNNNNNNNNNNNNNNNNNNNNNNNNNNNNNNNNNNNNNNNNNNNNNNNNNNNNNNNNNNNNNNNNNNNNNNNNNNNNTAATCGTTGGAGGGCGGATTCAAGTCGGCGGGTCGGTGGCGGCTACGACGATGCCATCGGTGGCGGGGATGGGCGGCGGGGTTGGGGATGGGCCGGTGGGCGGTGACAGCGAGTTTTTGGGAGAAAATTGCCGGCGGGCGGGCGGGTGGGCGGGCGGGCGGGCCGCCAATTTTATATCTTCTGTAGGTGAAGATGCATATTTGCATCATgtggtgttgtattttacatctccGTAAAATGAAGATGTAATTTTTTTCATCTACATCGTCTTTTGGAGGGTTGTTTTTGAGCCTTGAAGATGCAAAAGTAGTTATTTTTTATCTATATCTTTTATTGGAATGCTCTAAGTTGAGCACGTCACGCGCTGCACACTGGCGTGCAGCGACCGAACACAGGCACTGCATAATCTGCATTGCACTGTTGTGTCAATCGGACGTTTAATTTGTCTTTGCTCGCTGGGTCGATCGTAGTCCTCCACGTACTAGTCGAATTTTGATTTGATCTGAGGCATGGCATGTGCGCCTGCATGGAAACGAAGGCCTCGGCATGCGTGGCATGTCCGGCAAACCAGCCATGTAGCAAAGCTCTGCCACAGGCTCGGGCCGAACGTAACATGCGCCGTCCCATTACCGATGAAGTAGCACGGCAAGAAGAAACGTGCCAATAAAGTGGGCCGTACGTACCGGTCGTACCTGGTGCCGAATTGAGTTTCTCCCCTCGCTCCATTTCTCCGACTTGCATTGACGAAGGGATCGAATGGCACGTACTTTAGTCATCAGTGTCTCACATGCATGGCCCCACATGCATGTGATGTGAGGCTCCACATTAGTTGACTTGATATTAATATATGAAAGCAAGAGATCAACAGGCAATGAAAGGTACAAATGAACTAAAAAGTCGTCAATTAGACTCTTTGTAACCAGTGGATTCCTATGGCGCCTTCTGAAATAAAAGATGATCAGTATGTGCATGTCCTAAGCGTTGATCGGCCACGGGCACCCTTGTCACCTCATCCTCATCTCAAGTTTCTCTTTTCCTTGTGAGAGTTGTATGCCTTCCTTGTGTGCTGCGCCAACTTTGGGAATGAGATAATATTGCATTTCTACCTTGGCGAGACATGTGTGTGTGACCACCCCATCCCCACTCGCCTCCTACACTCGTACATTAGAAAACACACAGCCATATATGATATATGTATGTCTAGACAGTAGCCGCTGCACCGCGACAAATCTCCGATCCCCGGCCGATGAGTTCCTCCAGCAAACCGTGACATGTACCGTCAAAAGAACGACACGAGGAGACGGGGCAAGGATCGGTCGAATCTCGCGGCGGCCTAACGCCATGCCGCGCCGCTTCCGGCAAAGACACCTCCAAAATGCGGGAGACACTGTTGATGTGTGCGTTTGCCGCTCCACGGCCGGGACGCGTATCCGCCACTCGCCGGCATCACGCACAGTGCTCCTCTCGATCGACCGATGCTCATGCTGGAGGATATCTGCACGCATGCTTGCCGGCCCCTGCCTCCACGTGAAAATGTTTCGCGTAGCTTGCTAGCTGATAGCGTCCGGTACCGGTATAGTGCGCGCGTGCATATGCTACACTACAGCCTAGTCTAGTGACACACCATACCTAACATGCTAGTAGCAATATGGTCCTTTTTTTCAATCATTTAGGATGGTACGCATTTCTAGAGCTCTGCCATTTTGTGTTATCACTGAGAAAAATCCAGGTGGGAAAAGATAAAACTACTGCTACGGGTTGGCAACAGTTGAGCACTTCAACAGTCTAGTGCAATCACTTGATTCTCACTTTCTCTATATCTCTCTCTTCAAGTTGTAGTCCTAGTACTAATCACTTGCTTTGTCTCACTGTCTCTCTCCTCCATGTGCCAGGTCAGTAGGCGGGCTCCACGATGACAGCCAAATCTTGCTCACCTCCTCACTCTCTCGCCTCCACGCGCACCGTACGAAAGGGACTACGGAACAGGCCGGACGGGCCGGTCCCGGCGCGAGCCCGAATCAATCCGATCGGTCCCGCCCCACCGGCTTCTTGCCCCTTGTACCCGCCGGGTACTCCAACTGTACCCGCACTCGTACCTCGCCAGCCCATTCAATTCTTTCTCCGCTCGccttaaaagaaaaaaagaagtccCTGCCTGGCTATGCACATACATATAGGTGCACACTCCATGCTCCCTGTTCTGACATGGTCACTGAATGAACGTGCTCCCTTCGTTAGATTTTATAAGCCCCCTCATATTTTGAATCGGGCCTCCTTttgttcatagggtaggaaaatcatatgaataagtcataggaaatgagatcaCATGTATCTAAGATCCTATAAGTAGGATTGTGAAAGAAGATGCCCTATGGCTCATATCATAggatttttttcattgagtctgGGCTAGTGTTTATTTTCCTATAAAatatggaggataggaagaatttcTCCACAGAAATAGAATTCTATTCCTACAAATCAAAGGGCTCTAAAGAAATTTTTCCTATACAAATCATATCCGATGAGATTTCCAcaaaattcctacaaaccaaagaagGCCTTAATGTTTAAACATACATTTCTGTAATAAAACATGAGTTCTATGTAGCAAAAATAGTGCCATTGATTTTTTTAATGTGAATCCGATTATTTAATTTTGTGGCATATCACTAATATTTTGCAAAATTAGGTATAGGATCGAAGTTTCACTCAAAATACGAGTGGGcacaataaacccggacggaggaaaTACAGTTTAACTACGTAAGGCTAATATTTTTTTTATGTGTATAGTCCTGTTCAACGAAATTAACCGCTCACTTTATTTTCTAGCACAATTTTGTCATTACTAAATTGCATGTTTAGTAGTGGGACGGCAAGCATTtgcaatttttttgaaaatatacTATACATATATTTGAAAATTGAAGGAGCAGATGACCATACCCTTTTGTCTTGATTTTAAGTGGGAACAAGAAACCAGTTCCAGTTTCGTTTTCGCGAGGTTGGCTAGATTTTGTATGAAACGGGGTCCAAAATTTGAAATTAACAAATCAACGTCATGTTCCGGAAGCAGGCTGGCCAAATAAGTGCTACTCCCTCGGTTCTGAATTATAAGTTCTTTTTTTTTCATAAATCAGATGTATATAGAGTTATAGACACATTTTGGTGTCTCTGTTCACTGATTTCAGAGTGTATATAGTTACCACtcactccattcctaaatataaatctttttttAGATTCTAATATAAATCGGTATGTAGTTTCTATTGAAATCCATAAAggaacttatatttagaaacagagggattatacatattaaaatatccaaaacGTTTGATAATTCCGAAGAGGGATGATACAGTCCATTCCGAGCAAAGAATTTGTAATTACCAACAAAGAGAAATAATGGCAAGAGGAGCAGTGCAGCGCACAACTTGCAGCTCTTCCGTTATATAAGGAGCCACCATGGCCGCCTCAGTACAAACGCCTTGTGTGCTTTCCTCTCAACTCTAGTGTCGTCCCTCGCCAAGaaccagccaccgccgccgcctccggcctccGCTTCCGGGTCTCAAGGTCTCCGGCGTCAACCGAAGCAGCAGCGACATGAAGCGACTGCTCAGACGGCTCTCCCGCGTGGCCGCGGCCGACGCCTGCGCAGCCGCCGCGTACCAGCCGCTCCGGCCGGACGCGGCCGCGAAGGCCTCCTCCACGGCCGCtacgtcgtcgtcctcgtcgttcTTCGGCGCGCGGAGGCTCGGCCGCGGGGCGCGGGTGCCGGAGGGGCACGTGCCGGTGTGCGTGGGCGAGGAGGGCGGCCCCGTGGAGCGCTTCGCCGTGCGGGCAGAGCTCCTGGGCCAGCCGGCGTTCAAGGCCCTGCTCCGGCGCGCCGCACAGGAGTACGGCTACGGCCACCCGGGCGCGCTCCGCATCCCCTGCGCCGTCGCAAacttccgccgcctcctcctcggcctctcCGACCCCGGCTGCCAGGGCACGGACAGTGACGACGCCGCGCTCTACTACTAGCCTTCTTGCCCGTTCGGCTGCCATGGAGTGGAGGGCGTGATTGGAAATTTTCCCCCTAGCGAAGGCAAATCGGTGAACCACCAGAGCGCCAATTGCCAGCTGATGTGTTCTGACCGATTTGCCCCTGCGTGGATGTTGTACATAGCGAGGTCACACGGGGATGGTGGAGGGTAGAACGAGGATTCAGCCGCATTTTCTACTGCACCTCAACAATTTTAGGACCTGCTGTCTTGtgggaattcttcttcttcttctgagtgTTCTTGTAGCTAGCTCTAGATCAAGCTCTCGTAGCTGCATGAAGCCTCTTCTTACTCTTTTTTGCTAGGGATTTTGAGGTCTTGATAACACATCATGTAAGCCGCAAGGTTGGCCTCATGTGAGTGAAATGGATGATTTTGCCACTGCAAAAGTTTGATACAGGATCTGATGGTGTAAAATACAATGCACCTCCATGGATCTCCAGCTAGCTCTAGCAGCTCTGGCAGCCTGTCATGGAGCACAATGGTGTACAACAATGATTGACCATTTGATAGTACTGCTAAACAACTTGGGCATGTGGATGTTTTTTTTAACCTGAAAATCTAGGTTTAATGGGCAGGTTCAATATAGCTGAGTGCATATAGAGCCATACAGTGCGTGTGTATAGGATTTTCCAGAACTTTTTTCAAAACGGAGTAAAAAAAATGTGCCTCATCCATTAAGTAAAATAAAATCGTAAATGTATGTAATTAACAAAAAAAACAGGTGAGAACTCAGTCAGTTGAATAGTGCACAcatgattttttattttattttttagaaaaggaggattaccccggtctctgcatctgagcgatgcatgcagccattttattaattattcttaaactcccttacaaagtagtacatcatGTAGTCTGAAGTCACCATCTTAGCAACAATTttcgctactcctatccacttgatgaaggggtgtCGATAGTTTaagcctaataccaaacaaacaTCACATTAAAGCCTAACATTTAAAGACGGAGGCCCCAACAAAGCCGCATATTAGGTTTGGGGTACAAACCGGTCTGATGCACTCTCATGTGTCATCGCCATCATCTTCCACCAATCCATTTTCAGAGTGAAAACTAGTGAAAACAAACGCGTCGACCTTACCAGGCCTctctgccgtcgacgccaccatgacgccaggtAACGTCCTCTTCCTGCGTGAGTCCATCTTTGCGCATCGGGCGTCGAGtcccactgcgccacgccgccaaGGATCACCACCATTAATGTCTAAGATGAAGCAGCCCCCAAAGAAGCCGTCCACTGGTCCCTTGAGCTCatgtacacctccaagaatgacgccctcaAGGATAAGAACAACACGCACAGGATAGGCCACATAGTCTGAAGAGAGTCTCGTCCAGATAGCACATAGGCAGGATCGTCATCCCTTTCTCTCCAAGCAGGTGTCATCGTCATCATTTGTCCTCGAGCAAGGGACTGCGACTTCGCTGCTAATATTCCAGAACTTTGAAGAAATTGTATTGCTTGtgttaaagaagaagaagaagaagaagaagaagaagaagaattgtagagtgcggcgtttctgctcccgagctcatttgCACCCCCtctgacgaaaaaaatcaaaataaatactaaaaaatttcaaaaaatgccaatttttttgtgtggtagataagtTTGTGCGTGAGGTGCGCttcaagtttcaactcatttggacatctaaGCTACTcctagcaaaaaagacaaattcagggtctgtaaaaaagtttactgttcacactgttctgacccgatttgttttttcttttgctgagagctgctcagatgtccaaataagttgaaatttgAAGCGAACCTCACGCATACAATTGTCTGTCAAtgaatttgtttgaatttttttgaatttttttatttgttttctgaCCGGGTGCAAATGAGCTTGGGCATGAAATTGGGTTTTTCAGAATTGTATTGCTTCAGAACTAGTCGTCACATTCACTAACAAAAACCATTAGATTCATAGTGTCCGTCCAATGATGTACGTGTCAAGATCAGCCATTTGGGGTCGGATAGACAAGAGGCCATGTGCAGCGCAGCAAAACACAAGTCTATGTACCTATGTACGTACATAGCCGCCGAGTCGTGCTTGGCTTAGTAGTTAGTTtattattcacctagacggagggag
Protein-coding regions in this window:
- the LOC123166536 gene encoding auxin-responsive protein SAUR71, encoding MKRLLRRLSRVAAADACAAAAYQPLRPDAAAKASSTAATSSSSSFFGARRLGRGARVPEGHVPVCVGEEGGPVERFAVRAELLGQPAFKALLRRAAQEYGYGHPGALRIPCAVANFRRLLLGLSDPGCQGTDSDDAALYY